In Campylobacter vicugnae, a genomic segment contains:
- a CDS encoding response regulator, translated as MIKLNILAIDDEISLKLLELILAENLYISSITTAKDGLEAMEILESRFDINLILLDIYMPRLNGFEFLNNFKKRQYLQDIPVIAISTDMAQRQKALELGVYEFIVKPISKKSLNKLIKQIANASI; from the coding sequence ATGATTAAGCTAAATATACTTGCAATTGATGATGAAATTAGCCTAAAACTTTTAGAGCTAATCTTGGCTGAAAATCTCTATATCTCTAGCATCACTACAGCCAAAGATGGATTGGAGGCAATGGAGATTTTAGAGAGTAGATTTGATATTAATTTAATACTTTTAGATATATATATGCCTCGTCTTAATGGGTTTGAATTTTTAAATAATTTTAAAAAACGCCAATACTTACAAGATATTCCCGTAATTGCTATTAGTACAGATATGGCTCAACGCCAAAAGGCTTTAGAGCTTGGCGTATATGAGTTTATAGTAAAGCCAATTAGTAAAAAATCGCTAAATAAATTAATTAAGCAAATTGCTAACGCATCAATCTAA
- a CDS encoding ATP/GTP-binding protein — translation MITNNYANASYNAFNYSFKTSSGDTINLSMYDNKELAYSSKTSKDSKEQTLSLSHSYGYKFELNSDNGLSEQDKLEIAKAMQELRPKIDDFMKQIKENEPFSDETISNIANSLKKELPNLANSDAKIELKRSLLDMLDEMLKENKTRNNNINKNLLEQTHKLFENMIKPQDSLNYYA, via the coding sequence ATGATAACAAATAACTATGCAAACGCTTCATATAATGCGTTTAACTACTCTTTTAAAACTAGTTCAGGTGATACTATTAATCTTTCAATGTATGATAATAAAGAGTTAGCCTACTCTAGTAAAACCTCTAAAGATTCAAAAGAGCAGACTCTAAGCCTTAGCCACTCCTATGGATATAAATTTGAATTAAATAGCGATAATGGATTAAGTGAGCAAGATAAACTTGAAATAGCAAAAGCGATGCAAGAGCTACGACCAAAAATTGATGATTTTATGAAACAAATTAAAGAAAATGAGCCTTTTAGCGATGAGACAATCTCAAACATTGCCAACTCGCTTAAAAAAGAGCTACCAAATTTAGCCAATAGTGATGCAAAAATAGAACTAAAAAGATCGCTTTTAGATATGCTTGATGAGATGCTAAAAGAGAATAAAACTAGAAATAATAATATCAACAAAAATCTACTAGAACAGACTCACAAATTATTTGAAAATATGATTAAGCCACAAGATAGCCTAAACTATTACGCATAA
- a CDS encoding dUTPase: protein MIYRNLIKEMLQLQQQLNDDTNGIGWESGFTKDGKLINWKRCIYMECAELIDSFAWKHWKSINAPLDIDNIAIEIVDIWHFIMSFGLESYKINSLGDIDSLTDNIMASSGFNEFCKEPYNIKEYSIYEIINDTELIINRCSGFNINFFDLLRDYFRVSLKCGVNLQKLFNIYIGKNVLNKFRQDHGYKDGTYKKIWNGIEDNAIMNEILQSGINSVDEIYSKLENQYQKISNE from the coding sequence ATGATATATAGAAATTTAATAAAAGAGATGCTACAGCTCCAGCAACAACTCAATGATGATACAAATGGTATTGGCTGGGAAAGTGGCTTTACTAAAGATGGCAAATTAATCAACTGGAAACGCTGCATATATATGGAGTGTGCTGAACTAATTGATAGTTTTGCATGGAAACATTGGAAGTCTATAAATGCTCCTTTAGATATAGATAATATCGCTATTGAGATTGTTGATATTTGGCATTTTATTATGAGCTTTGGACTAGAGAGCTATAAGATAAATTCACTTGGCGATATAGATAGTTTGACCGATAATATCATGGCTTCAAGTGGATTTAATGAATTTTGTAAAGAGCCATATAATATAAAAGAGTATAGCATATATGAGATTATAAATGATACTGAGCTTATAATCAATCGATGTAGTGGATTTAATATAAATTTCTTTGATCTTTTAAGAGATTATTTTAGAGTATCGTTAAAATGCGGAGTAAATTTACAAAAATTATTTAATATCTATATTGGCAAAAATGTTTTAAATAAATTCCGTCAAGATCACGGCTATAAAGATGGCACCTATAAAAAAATATGGAATGGCATAGAAGATAATGCTATAATGAATGAGATACTACAAAGCGGCATAAATAGCGTAGATGAGATCTACTCTAAACTTGAAAACCAATACCAAAAAATCTCAAATGAATAA
- a CDS encoding EI24 domain-containing protein → MRSTLNLKTNTKKSQMNNIIKRSLGDFLTFRFILLSFLPLVVSLVSLVGLVIYFGDDIFNIFAQPQIQIYIDQGGFIAWLLSLSFVKFMITSSFYVVGIFLAIILSVIIAAIITGFLTPYIVKFINQKYYNYNTTPLPSNFRVFKAIGVTFIKFILIFLICIPLLFIPVVNLFILNLPFFYLFYRLILIDIASNTSDSLIFEIDLQKGGGIKFFSASVLFYIITLIPFVGLFLQIYFVIFLSHVLLEKNSRGF, encoded by the coding sequence ATGAGATCTACTCTAAACTTGAAAACCAATACCAAAAAATCTCAAATGAATAATATAATTAAACGCTCATTGGGCGATTTTTTAACCTTTAGATTCATTTTATTATCTTTTTTGCCGCTTGTGGTTTCTCTTGTTAGTTTAGTAGGGTTAGTTATATATTTTGGCGATGATATTTTTAATATTTTTGCTCAGCCACAAATTCAAATTTATATTGATCAAGGTGGATTTATAGCTTGGCTACTATCTTTAAGCTTTGTAAAATTTATGATAACCTCATCATTTTATGTAGTTGGCATATTTTTAGCTATCATCTTAAGCGTTATAATTGCTGCTATAATTACTGGATTTTTAACTCCATATATAGTTAAATTTATAAATCAAAAATATTATAATTATAATACAACTCCCTTGCCAAGCAATTTTAGAGTTTTTAAGGCAATAGGGGTTACTTTTATTAAATTTATATTGATTTTTTTAATTTGTATTCCGCTTTTATTTATTCCAGTAGTAAATTTATTTATTTTAAATTTGCCATTTTTCTATCTATTTTATCGCCTTATATTAATAGATATAGCTAGCAATACATCTGATAGCTTAATTTTTGAGATTGATCTACAAAAAGGCGGTGGAATAAAATTCTTTAGCGCTTCAGTGCTATTTTATATTATCACTTTAATTCCATTTGTTGGGCTATTTTTACAAATATATTTTGTAATATTTTTAAGCCATGTTCTATTAGAGAAAAACTCAAGAGGCTTTTAA
- a CDS encoding Na/Pi cotransporter family protein produces the protein MKNILFFSFIVLISVLMYISQSFLTIIFGVCIFLYAMSVLEKSFSMMASLETFLKKMTKSNFQSFIFGSVSTTIMQSSGLVSVLAISFLSAGLISLASGLSIIYGINLATITTGWFLAGFGLKVDIAAYSMPLIVIGMLCMVNKTEKIKGFGYFLFSIGLLFLGISYMKGGFDHIKDSIDLSQFAMSGLGGLLVYTFVGIIVTVLIQSSHASLTLAIAALSVGQITYENAVGIAIGSNVGSTVMAVIGSLNANIEGKKLTVAHVLFNVSCAIISIILITPFMYITDITSDYFGIASDDYTLRLAVFLSYFNAVGVVIFYPLIPVIEKLLNKFMKDSRKRSKIDSAKYLDEQSLQFPDSALEVLSKEILHLYANANSIIAKAISINSNDIQNDNISAKSIINSRQTPIKMDYDELYNNRFKEIYSQIIDYAILAGANAKPEQLSKFMDIRRAALIMAEALKDMKNTQPNIYRYITSSNQYAKEEYDKLRVEMLESLRIMYKIASIKDPDELETQIKNLRKIYYEYDSEFDFDILIINKKITNKMATSLMNDTALMKNITKGMLKVAEMIFIHHHSNEKLDEITNI, from the coding sequence ATGAAAAATATTCTATTTTTTAGCTTTATAGTTTTAATATCTGTTTTGATGTATATTAGTCAAAGTTTTCTTACTATTATTTTTGGGGTTTGTATATTTTTGTATGCAATGAGCGTATTAGAAAAAAGCTTTTCAATGATGGCAAGTCTAGAGACTTTCCTTAAAAAGATGACTAAAAGCAATTTTCAAAGCTTTATATTTGGTTCAGTTAGCACAACCATAATGCAATCAAGCGGCCTTGTTAGCGTACTTGCAATATCATTTTTAAGCGCTGGATTAATCTCTTTAGCTTCTGGTCTTTCTATTATTTATGGAATAAATTTAGCCACTATAACTACTGGTTGGTTTTTGGCTGGATTTGGACTAAAAGTAGATATAGCAGCATACTCAATGCCACTTATTGTAATTGGTATGTTATGTATGGTTAATAAAACTGAAAAAATCAAAGGCTTTGGATATTTTTTATTTAGTATCGGGCTTTTATTTCTTGGTATTTCATATATGAAAGGCGGTTTTGATCATATCAAAGATAGCATTGATCTATCTCAATTTGCAATGTCTGGGCTTGGTGGATTGCTTGTTTATACATTTGTAGGGATTATTGTTACTGTATTAATACAAAGCTCACACGCTTCATTAACTCTAGCTATTGCAGCTCTAAGCGTAGGTCAAATAACATATGAAAATGCCGTAGGAATTGCAATCGGATCAAATGTAGGATCAACCGTAATGGCTGTTATTGGCTCACTAAATGCCAATATCGAAGGCAAAAAACTTACCGTAGCCCATGTATTATTTAATGTCTCGTGTGCTATTATCAGCATTATTTTAATTACTCCTTTTATGTATATTACTGATATTACTAGTGATTATTTTGGAATTGCTAGCGATGATTATACACTTAGACTTGCGGTATTTTTATCATATTTTAATGCTGTTGGTGTAGTAATTTTCTACCCATTAATTCCAGTTATAGAAAAATTACTAAATAAATTTATGAAAGACTCACGCAAAAGAAGTAAAATTGATAGTGCCAAATATCTTGATGAACAATCTCTTCAGTTTCCAGATAGTGCGCTTGAAGTTTTAAGCAAAGAGATTCTTCATCTATATGCCAATGCAAACTCTATTATAGCTAAGGCTATTAGTATAAATAGTAATGATATACAAAACGATAATATATCAGCCAAAAGCATAATCAACTCAAGACAAACTCCTATCAAAATGGATTACGATGAGCTATATAATAATAGATTTAAAGAGATATATAGCCAAATCATAGACTACGCTATACTAGCTGGGGCCAATGCTAAACCTGAACAACTAAGCAAATTTATGGATATTAGACGCGCTGCATTAATTATGGCTGAAGCATTAAAAGATATGAAAAATACACAACCAAATATCTATAGATATATCACTAGCTCCAATCAATATGCAAAAGAGGAGTATGATAAATTAAGAGTTGAAATGCTAGAAAGTCTTCGCATTATGTATAAAATAGCAAGTATCAAAGACCCTGATGAGCTAGAGACTCAAATTAAAAATTTACGCAAAATTTACTATGAGTATGATAGTGAATTTGATTTTGATATACTTATCATAAATAAAAAAATCACAAATAAAATGGCTACATCTTTGATGAATGATACGGCATTAATGAAAAACATCACAAAAGGTATGTTAAAAGTAGCCGAGATGATATTTATACATCATCACAGCAATGAAAAATTAGATGAGATAACAAATATATAA